In Lacibacter sp. H375, one DNA window encodes the following:
- the folB gene encoding dihydroneopterin aldolase: MIAVHLKELKFHAHHGLYAGEDRTGGPFEVNLSVYYEPEGKIISLEQTINYVALFEIVKQRMMQKSSLIETVAQDICDTIKTRFPVIMEIKVEIDKCSPPIENFQGKTGITLHKTF; this comes from the coding sequence ATGATAGCTGTTCATTTAAAAGAGTTGAAATTTCATGCACATCATGGTTTATATGCAGGAGAAGATAGAACCGGTGGGCCCTTTGAAGTAAATCTTTCTGTGTATTATGAGCCCGAAGGAAAAATAATTTCGCTTGAGCAAACCATTAACTATGTGGCTCTGTTTGAGATAGTAAAGCAACGAATGATGCAGAAAAGCAGTCTGATAGAAACAGTGGCGCAGGATATTTGTGATACGATTAAGACCCGTTTTCCCGTTATTATGGAAATAAAGGTGGAAATTGATAAGTGTTCGCCACCCATTGAAAACTTTCAGGGTAAAACCGGCATAACCTTGCACAAAACATTTTAA
- a CDS encoding DUF3822 family protein translates to MKTVLHPSVFIESNEAKHVDTAGANLLVQSGTGFIGFASFQPTEKKVNSWVVFELDQHINATQLEEKLSAIAAAYPWVHTNYQKVILLQYAPLNVLVPAVLNSEAGKEQLLQLVHGPQSNRVLVKDIVLQQSIVNHYAVDADLASLLNKRFPKGEWWHVQSLLLTKTAAGEARVTATIRFNEVQLTVEKNGNWLLLQSYNYHTPEDVLYYILNAMQQLDLTQEETTVYLQGMIDQHSALYDVLHLYILNLQLKDELQFSFPETTEEHPVHLSASLDQVLSCVS, encoded by the coding sequence ATGAAAACTGTGTTACACCCATCTGTATTTATTGAATCGAACGAAGCAAAACATGTTGATACCGCAGGTGCTAACCTTCTGGTGCAATCGGGTACAGGGTTTATTGGTTTTGCATCGTTTCAGCCCACAGAAAAGAAAGTGAACAGCTGGGTAGTGTTTGAGCTTGATCAACACATCAACGCTACACAATTAGAAGAAAAGTTAAGTGCCATTGCAGCGGCTTATCCTTGGGTGCATACCAATTATCAGAAAGTGATCTTATTGCAATACGCTCCCTTAAATGTATTGGTGCCTGCCGTACTAAACAGCGAGGCCGGCAAAGAACAATTATTACAGCTTGTTCATGGCCCGCAATCAAACCGTGTGTTGGTGAAGGATATTGTGTTGCAGCAAAGCATCGTGAATCATTATGCTGTTGATGCAGATCTTGCATCCTTATTAAATAAACGTTTCCCGAAAGGAGAGTGGTGGCATGTGCAATCGTTGCTGTTAACAAAAACAGCAGCGGGAGAAGCAAGGGTAACGGCAACCATTCGTTTTAATGAAGTGCAATTAACGGTTGAGAAAAACGGTAATTGGTTATTATTGCAATCGTATAATTATCACACACCGGAAGATGTGTTGTATTATATACTTAACGCTATGCAACAACTTGATCTTACACAGGAAGAAACCACTGTTTATTTGCAGGGTATGATCGATCAGCATTCGGCGTTGTATGATGTGTTGCATCTCTACATTTTAAATTTGCAGTTGAAAGATGAACTGCAGTTTAGTTTCCCTGAAACAACAGAAGAACACCCTGTACATTTATCAGCTTCACTCGACCAGGTTTTATCATGCGTATCATAA
- a CDS encoding DUF4249 domain-containing protein, with product MQRLVLLSSLFLLLLGCEKKVDFDLKDAAQLLTVDASIENGRDPVVILTKSLNYFSKVSADVISNSLVKDAEVYISCGSTTHQLRRYDGVVPGTTIPFSFYSSDPANPLTVIKGELGKQYQLRIIWQQKEYNATTNIPQIRKTIDSLWWVKAPNTPDTSKKIVVRAKVKDPQPFGDYARYFTKVNSEPFLPGFNSVFDDAFVNGTTYMVDVDRGIDRNADLDFDEYGFFKKGDTVTVKFSNIDKATFDFWRTVEFSYQSIGNPFSSPTKILGNISNGALGYFGGYANQFTTVIIPR from the coding sequence ATGCAACGACTTGTATTGCTCAGCAGTTTGTTCCTTTTATTGCTGGGTTGTGAAAAGAAAGTAGATTTTGACCTGAAAGACGCCGCTCAGTTACTCACTGTTGACGCATCTATTGAAAACGGGCGGGATCCGGTTGTGATCCTTACGAAAAGCCTGAACTATTTTTCAAAAGTTTCAGCCGATGTGATCAGTAATTCTTTGGTGAAAGATGCTGAGGTATATATATCCTGTGGCAGTACAACCCATCAACTCCGCAGGTACGATGGCGTTGTGCCTGGCACTACGATTCCCTTCAGTTTTTACAGCAGCGATCCTGCCAATCCTTTAACGGTCATAAAAGGAGAATTGGGCAAGCAGTACCAGCTTCGTATTATCTGGCAACAAAAAGAATACAATGCAACAACCAATATTCCCCAGATAAGAAAAACAATTGATTCATTATGGTGGGTGAAAGCGCCTAATACGCCTGATACAAGTAAAAAGATAGTGGTAAGGGCAAAAGTAAAAGACCCGCAGCCTTTCGGCGACTATGCACGCTATTTCACAAAAGTAAACAGCGAGCCTTTTTTGCCCGGATTTAACTCAGTATTTGATGATGCGTTTGTGAATGGTACAACTTACATGGTTGATGTTGACCGTGGCATCGATCGTAATGCCGATCTTGATTTTGATGAGTATGGATTTTTCAAAAAAGGTGATACAGTTACGGTAAAATTCAGCAATATTGATAAAGCCACATTCGATTTCTGGCGAACTGTAGAATTCAGTTACCAGAGTATCGGCAATCCTTTTTCTTCTCCCACCAAAATATTGGGCAATATCAGTAATGGAGCATTGGGTTATTTTGGCGGGTATGCCAACCAGTTTACTACGGTTATTATTCCCCGTTAA
- the trxB gene encoding thioredoxin-disulfide reductase: protein MEAAEKVHCLIIGSGPAGYTAAIYASRANLKPVLYQGIQPGGQLTITTEVENYPGYAEGVQGPEMMVDFEKQAARMGADIRYGLATKVDFSSTPHKVWIDDEKLIEADSVIICTGASAKWLGLESEQRLNGYGVSACAVCDGFFFRGKEVAIVGAGDTAAEEALYLSKLCSTVHMLIRKDAMRASKVMQDRVMNTPNIKVYWNTETLEILGDNKVDGMKVLNNKTNEESVIPVQGFFVAIGHEPNSAIFKEFIDMDEAGYIKTIPGTSKTNVEGVFAGGDVQDKIYRQAVTAAGSGCMAALDAERYLSAKGVV, encoded by the coding sequence ATGGAAGCAGCAGAAAAAGTACATTGTTTGATTATTGGATCAGGTCCTGCAGGTTATACAGCCGCTATTTATGCATCAAGGGCGAACCTGAAGCCTGTTTTATACCAGGGAATTCAACCCGGCGGACAGTTGACTATTACAACAGAAGTGGAAAACTATCCGGGTTATGCAGAAGGCGTACAAGGCCCTGAAATGATGGTTGATTTTGAAAAGCAGGCAGCCCGAATGGGTGCCGATATCCGTTACGGATTGGCAACAAAAGTTGATTTCAGTTCCACACCACATAAAGTTTGGATTGATGATGAAAAACTGATTGAAGCAGACAGCGTGATTATTTGCACAGGTGCAAGTGCTAAATGGTTGGGACTTGAAAGTGAACAACGTCTCAACGGTTATGGTGTAAGTGCATGTGCTGTTTGTGATGGTTTCTTTTTCCGTGGAAAAGAAGTAGCCATTGTTGGTGCTGGTGATACTGCAGCAGAAGAAGCATTATACCTCAGTAAACTTTGTTCTACTGTGCATATGCTGATTCGCAAAGATGCGATGCGTGCAAGTAAAGTAATGCAGGATCGTGTAATGAACACGCCGAACATTAAAGTTTACTGGAACACTGAAACACTTGAAATACTTGGTGATAATAAAGTAGATGGCATGAAGGTGTTGAACAATAAAACCAATGAAGAATCGGTAATACCTGTTCAAGGTTTCTTTGTGGCCATTGGTCACGAGCCTAACTCAGCCATTTTCAAAGAATTTATTGATATGGATGAAGCCGGTTATATCAAAACGATTCCCGGTACATCTAAAACAAATGTTGAAGGTGTGTTTGCCGGTGGTGATGTGCAGGATAAAATTTATCGGCAGGCGGTAACTGCTGCAGGTAGTGGTTGTATGGCTGCGTTGGATGCTGAACGTTATTTATCAGCAAAAGGAGTTGTTTAA
- a CDS encoding protein-glutamine glutaminase family protein, with protein MDEVLVPTLFDYLLSDTTNPDAYVTKEEAEKLFTFFQHHPLFKWHDVHNNCEARADAVCVLLDAWAVPNYKGWVFSGYFLRNHIGGLNQLWNYHVAALLQVKENDRITFYVIDPATSKQLQTLYDWAAAVTAYPHSYHLIKSADQYIFPAGKIQKDNWHARDRQNGKWMVQGLAGINAVSPVGKARLCFNKNRIKTTEERLKKLKAAKPTLLGG; from the coding sequence ATGGATGAAGTTTTAGTTCCTACACTTTTTGATTATCTCTTATCTGATACTACAAATCCAGATGCATACGTAACAAAAGAAGAAGCCGAGAAACTGTTTACATTTTTTCAACACCATCCTCTCTTTAAATGGCATGATGTGCATAACAATTGCGAAGCAAGAGCTGATGCGGTTTGTGTGTTGTTAGATGCGTGGGCGGTTCCCAACTACAAAGGCTGGGTGTTCAGTGGTTATTTTCTGCGTAATCATATTGGTGGGTTAAACCAGTTGTGGAATTATCATGTGGCTGCCTTGCTGCAGGTGAAAGAAAACGACAGAATAACTTTTTATGTGATCGATCCTGCAACCTCCAAACAATTACAAACACTTTACGATTGGGCAGCAGCTGTAACTGCTTACCCACATAGTTATCATCTGATCAAATCAGCCGATCAATATATTTTTCCTGCCGGGAAAATTCAGAAAGACAATTGGCATGCACGTGACCGGCAGAATGGGAAATGGATGGTGCAGGGACTTGCAGGGATCAATGCCGTTTCTCCTGTTGGGAAAGCACGGTTGTGTTTTAATAAGAACAGGATCAAAACAACAGAAGAACGATTGAAGAAATTGAAAGCTGCAAAGCCAACACTGTTAGGTGGTTAA
- a CDS encoding metallophosphoesterase family protein, translated as MQRRLFLQKVGLLSSSLMAAPYLSFGETKNSATPGLKFITASDGHWGQPNTNFETSHRNLIEAIGKEEHVDFVVFNGDLIHDRPELMPDVKKVYDTLKVPYYVARGNHDRVTPETWLQLWKQPEDFAFVSKDKHGIILLNCSNEAGKYLCANVEYAKSKLEEFKNLPQVFLFVHISQNTWTQHGVSCSELLNTIAAYPNVKATFHGHDHDVDGIMLYKKKPFLWSGHFGGNWGNPFPSYRVCEVAEDGKTVTFLKTVKDGTVLNKHSL; from the coding sequence ATGCAACGAAGACTCTTTCTACAGAAGGTTGGTTTACTAAGTTCATCGCTCATGGCAGCGCCCTATCTCAGCTTTGGAGAAACAAAAAACTCAGCAACTCCAGGACTTAAGTTTATTACCGCATCGGATGGACATTGGGGCCAGCCCAATACCAATTTTGAAACATCGCATCGTAACCTCATCGAAGCAATAGGCAAAGAAGAACATGTTGACTTTGTAGTTTTCAATGGTGATCTCATTCATGATAGGCCCGAGCTAATGCCTGATGTAAAGAAAGTGTACGATACATTGAAAGTGCCTTATTATGTAGCAAGGGGTAACCACGACAGAGTAACTCCGGAAACCTGGCTGCAATTATGGAAACAGCCCGAAGATTTTGCTTTCGTTTCAAAAGATAAACATGGTATCATCTTACTCAACTGTTCCAATGAAGCCGGCAAATATCTTTGTGCAAATGTTGAGTACGCAAAATCAAAGCTGGAAGAATTTAAGAATTTACCACAGGTATTTCTCTTTGTTCATATCTCTCAAAATACCTGGACACAACATGGTGTTTCCTGTTCTGAATTGCTGAATACCATTGCTGCATATCCTAATGTAAAAGCTACTTTTCATGGACATGATCATGATGTAGATGGCATTATGCTTTACAAGAAAAAACCATTCTTATGGTCGGGGCATTTCGGTGGAAACTGGGGCAACCCCTTCCCTTCGTACCGAGTATGTGAAGTTGCTGAAGATGGCAAAACAGTTACCTTTCTCAAAACAGTTAAAGACGGCACTGTTTTAAACAAGCATAGTCTATAA
- a CDS encoding MATE family efflux transporter, with the protein METALPKNNLQLEITNRQILSISLPISLSLLVPFLNFTANNFFLSGLGEAALGTAGITGVYFLVVAVVGNGLNNAIQSLIARRAGENRLEEIGKIFSQGVRIAFIFAAIGIALTYLFAPMIFDYALRSQNVDASAVNFLKIRVWGLPFLYLFQMGNAFLVGTNNSRYLMIGTLFEAGANIFFDYGFIYGHFGLPELGFNGAAYASVLAEFIGMIVVFVLIFIKRLHIRFHLFNYLRYSKELTKLILNISAPLIGQFSISLISWLIFYILIEHHGERALAISNVMRNIFSLAGIFIWAFASTTNAMVSNIIGQGRSHDVHKLINRIMKLSFIAAFFMFILFNVFAHELLSVFQLSKEFVDAAVPVLRIVTTGMLFMSISVVWLNAVTGTGNTRMNLIIEAVTIVAYLIYVYLVLEVYKLSLLWAWASELIYWSVIFVMAFNYLKSGKWKGKVI; encoded by the coding sequence TTGGAAACAGCTTTACCGAAGAATAACCTGCAACTGGAAATTACCAACCGACAAATTCTTTCCATTTCATTACCCATCAGTTTATCACTGCTGGTACCCTTTCTTAATTTCACGGCTAATAATTTTTTCCTGAGTGGACTGGGCGAGGCTGCCCTTGGCACAGCAGGTATAACAGGAGTATATTTCCTGGTGGTGGCGGTTGTGGGGAATGGGTTGAACAATGCCATTCAATCGCTCATTGCACGCAGGGCCGGTGAAAACAGGTTAGAAGAGATCGGGAAGATATTTTCACAGGGTGTGCGTATTGCTTTCATTTTTGCAGCCATTGGTATTGCACTCACCTACTTGTTTGCACCCATGATCTTCGATTATGCATTACGTTCACAAAATGTGGATGCCAGTGCAGTGAACTTTTTAAAGATCCGTGTGTGGGGACTTCCCTTTCTATATCTCTTCCAGATGGGAAATGCATTTTTGGTTGGGACGAACAACAGCCGATACCTCATGATCGGTACGCTGTTTGAAGCAGGTGCAAATATTTTTTTCGATTACGGGTTTATTTATGGTCATTTTGGTTTGCCAGAGCTTGGTTTTAATGGTGCTGCTTATGCATCGGTGTTAGCAGAGTTTATTGGTATGATCGTTGTTTTCGTGCTCATTTTTATAAAGCGATTGCACATACGTTTTCATTTATTCAATTACCTGCGTTACAGTAAAGAACTAACTAAACTGATCCTGAATATTTCCGCACCTCTCATCGGACAGTTTTCTATCAGTCTCATCAGTTGGTTGATCTTTTATATTTTGATTGAACATCATGGAGAACGGGCCCTCGCTATTTCAAACGTAATGCGCAATATTTTTTCACTTGCCGGTATATTCATCTGGGCATTTGCTTCCACCACCAATGCAATGGTGAGTAATATCATTGGTCAGGGTCGAAGTCATGATGTACACAAACTCATCAACCGTATAATGAAGCTGAGTTTTATTGCCGCCTTCTTCATGTTCATCCTGTTCAATGTATTTGCACATGAGTTGTTGTCGGTGTTTCAATTATCCAAAGAGTTTGTTGATGCAGCCGTACCGGTGTTGCGTATTGTAACAACGGGTATGTTGTTTATGTCTATCTCAGTTGTGTGGCTAAATGCTGTAACTGGCACAGGCAATACACGAATGAACCTGATTATTGAAGCCGTTACTATTGTTGCTTATCTCATTTACGTGTACCTGGTCTTAGAAGTGTACAAACTAAGCCTGCTTTGGGCATGGGCATCTGAATTGATTTACTGGAGCGTGATTTTTGTAATGGCCTTCAATTATTTGAAGAGTGGGAAGTGGAAGGGAAAGGTGATTTGA
- a CDS encoding tetratricopeptide repeat protein: protein MKKVIFVFFTALIFMGVSFAQSVEELVRQGDMLERQLKEEEAYQKFKEVIKQQPTHLHGLTRCSELASRIGRRQSTKEKQMDFYKAAKIYAERALRVNPKDSDANVAMSFAYARMSLLKNGKEKVEYVREIKNYADRALTYNPQNFKALFVIARWHYEVSNLNGMEKAAVKVFFGGLQKNSLDSAVYYYEKVKALSPEFVLNYLELAKAYHRNNKKAKAIETLNHLLRLPNTAADDPTIKSEAKQLLSTWKA, encoded by the coding sequence ATGAAGAAAGTCATTTTTGTTTTTTTTACTGCGCTCATATTTATGGGTGTTTCATTTGCACAGTCGGTTGAAGAACTTGTGAGGCAAGGCGATATGCTCGAGCGGCAATTAAAAGAAGAAGAAGCCTACCAGAAGTTTAAAGAAGTGATCAAACAACAACCAACCCATTTGCATGGATTAACACGTTGCAGCGAATTGGCCAGTCGCATTGGCCGTCGTCAGTCAACGAAAGAAAAGCAAATGGATTTTTATAAGGCCGCAAAGATCTATGCTGAACGTGCATTGCGGGTGAATCCAAAAGACAGTGATGCCAATGTAGCCATGTCGTTCGCTTATGCACGAATGTCGTTACTCAAAAACGGGAAGGAAAAAGTAGAATACGTTCGTGAGATCAAGAATTATGCAGACAGGGCACTTACTTATAATCCACAAAATTTTAAAGCACTGTTTGTGATAGCCCGCTGGCATTACGAAGTAAGTAATTTGAACGGGATGGAGAAGGCTGCTGTAAAAGTATTCTTTGGTGGATTGCAAAAAAACTCACTCGACTCAGCAGTATATTATTACGAAAAAGTAAAAGCGTTGAGCCCCGAATTTGTGTTGAACTATCTTGAACTGGCAAAAGCTTATCACCGTAACAACAAAAAAGCAAAAGCCATTGAAACGCTCAATCATCTGTTGCGTTTGCCCAACACTGCTGCAGACGATCCAACCATTAAATCAGAAGCAAAACAATTGCTCTCTACCTGGAAAGCCTAA
- a CDS encoding B12-binding domain-containing radical SAM protein, translating into MNATVFLFTPPFTQLNTPYPATAYLKGFLNTKGISSFQCDLGIEVTLQLFSKKGLSKIFASIPDVQNCSANAKRMLALKEEYIKSIDDVVLFLQGKNPTIAHLIASRNLLPEAGRFAELTDFHWAFGAMGLQDKAKHVATLYLEDLADLIKECVDEHFGFSRYAERLGRSANSFDELYAELHKPLTLVDELLIDRLQHYIENVQPKFVAISVPFPGNLYAAFRSAQWIKANHSHIKVTMGGGFPNTELRSLKDARVFEFFDFITLDDGEAPIEQLLKFIAGEIDATQLKRTFLLHDGSVTYINNSSCKDYKQTEVGTPDYTDLLLHDYISVIEVVNPMHSLWSDGRWNKLTMAHGCYWGKCTFCDISLDYIKLYEPIAAKLLCDRMEEIIAQTGNNGFHFVDEAAPPALMRSLALEIIKRKLVVSWWTNVRFEKSFTRDLCLLLKASGCIAVSGGLEVASDRLLALINKGVTVAQVAKVNKHFTEAGIMVHAYLMYGFPTQTAQETIDSLEMVRQMFKTGVLQSAFWHQFAMTAHSPVGMNPEHFKVKKAKEVAILFADNDVEHIDETGADHESFSFGLKKSLFNYMQGLCLDDPLQKWFDVKVPKTTVAADHIVNVLLDDEIPLFKPAAKALFQGTVLQSEVITKSKKGNSWEVLQITFATKKENITINTDTVKGEWLLQLLPKLSVQQDKLLSMQEIKDDYEQQGLEDFELFWDNKPVSTLYKAGLLKL; encoded by the coding sequence TTGAACGCAACGGTTTTTTTATTTACGCCTCCTTTTACACAACTAAATACGCCGTATCCTGCAACGGCCTACCTGAAAGGTTTTCTCAATACAAAAGGTATATCTTCTTTTCAATGTGATCTTGGTATTGAAGTGACGCTGCAACTGTTTTCAAAGAAAGGGTTATCAAAAATATTTGCATCCATTCCTGATGTGCAAAACTGTTCTGCCAACGCCAAACGTATGCTGGCTTTGAAAGAAGAGTATATAAAAAGTATTGATGATGTAGTTTTGTTTCTGCAGGGAAAAAATCCAACTATTGCGCACCTGATTGCTTCACGAAACTTATTGCCTGAAGCAGGAAGGTTTGCTGAGCTTACTGATTTTCATTGGGCTTTTGGTGCGATGGGTTTGCAGGATAAAGCCAAACATGTTGCTACTCTTTATCTCGAAGACCTTGCCGATCTTATTAAAGAATGTGTGGATGAACATTTTGGTTTCAGTCGCTATGCAGAACGCTTGGGACGAAGTGCCAATAGCTTTGACGAATTGTATGCAGAGCTGCACAAACCTTTAACGCTTGTTGATGAGCTATTAATTGATCGACTGCAACATTATATCGAAAATGTACAACCGAAATTCGTTGCCATATCTGTTCCTTTTCCCGGCAATTTGTATGCAGCGTTCAGAAGCGCACAATGGATCAAAGCGAATCATTCGCACATCAAGGTAACGATGGGTGGTGGGTTCCCAAATACAGAACTGCGTTCACTAAAAGATGCACGTGTATTTGAGTTCTTCGATTTTATTACACTTGATGATGGTGAAGCACCCATCGAACAACTGTTGAAATTCATTGCAGGTGAAATTGATGCAACACAATTGAAACGAACATTTTTATTACATGATGGATCAGTTACTTATATCAACAATAGTTCCTGTAAAGACTATAAACAAACTGAAGTCGGCACACCTGATTATACCGATCTGTTACTGCACGATTACATTTCAGTTATTGAAGTGGTGAACCCCATGCATAGTTTGTGGAGCGATGGTCGTTGGAATAAATTAACCATGGCGCATGGCTGCTATTGGGGGAAATGTACTTTCTGCGATATTTCTCTCGATTATATTAAACTCTACGAACCCATTGCTGCAAAACTTTTATGCGACCGCATGGAGGAGATCATTGCACAAACTGGCAATAATGGTTTCCATTTTGTTGATGAAGCAGCACCTCCTGCATTGATGCGTTCACTTGCCTTAGAGATCATTAAACGAAAACTAGTTGTGAGCTGGTGGACGAATGTGCGTTTCGAAAAAAGTTTCACCCGTGATCTTTGTCTGCTGTTAAAAGCAAGCGGATGTATCGCAGTAAGCGGCGGGCTGGAAGTAGCAAGTGACCGCTTACTTGCACTTATCAATAAAGGTGTAACTGTTGCGCAGGTAGCAAAAGTGAACAAGCATTTTACCGAAGCTGGTATTATGGTTCATGCTTATCTTATGTATGGTTTCCCCACGCAAACAGCGCAGGAAACCATTGATTCATTGGAGATGGTGCGGCAAATGTTTAAAACAGGCGTGTTACAATCTGCTTTCTGGCACCAGTTTGCAATGACGGCTCATAGTCCGGTTGGTATGAACCCAGAACACTTCAAAGTAAAGAAAGCAAAAGAAGTGGCCATTTTATTTGCTGATAATGATGTGGAGCATATTGATGAAACAGGCGCCGATCATGAAAGTTTCAGTTTTGGTTTGAAGAAATCATTGTTCAACTATATGCAGGGTCTGTGTTTAGATGATCCTTTGCAAAAATGGTTCGATGTGAAAGTGCCAAAGACAACTGTTGCTGCTGATCATATTGTGAATGTGCTGCTCGACGATGAAATTCCATTGTTTAAACCTGCTGCCAAAGCTTTATTCCAGGGAACGGTGCTTCAATCGGAGGTGATCACTAAATCAAAAAAAGGAAACAGTTGGGAAGTGTTACAGATAACCTTCGCAACAAAAAAAGAAAACATTACCATCAATACTGATACCGTAAAAGGAGAGTGGTTGCTGCAACTCCTGCCAAAACTTTCTGTGCAACAAGATAAACTGCTTAGCATGCAGGAAATAAAAGACGATTATGAACAGCAGGGGCTTGAAGATTTTGAACTGTTCTGGGATAATAAACCGGTGAGTACATTGTATAAGGCAGGATTGTTAAAGCTCTAG
- a CDS encoding RsmD family RNA methyltransferase encodes MRIISGKFGGRTFQPPAKMPYTRPTTDLAKGGLFNVIENNLDIESLKTLDLFGGTGSISYELASRGATDQTIVEKDTNMAAFIQQTNNKLGTNLKVVKMDVFKYIEQCNEKFDFIFAGPPYALGTIDELPKMIFKHELLNEGGWFVLEHTPRNSYTQFPYYRAERNYGTTIFSIFVNKPKEE; translated from the coding sequence ATGCGTATCATAAGTGGAAAATTCGGCGGAAGAACATTTCAGCCACCGGCTAAAATGCCTTATACAAGACCGACTACCGATCTTGCAAAAGGCGGTTTGTTCAATGTAATTGAAAACAATCTCGATATTGAAAGTCTCAAAACATTGGATCTGTTTGGCGGAACAGGCAGCATCAGTTACGAACTGGCAAGCCGTGGGGCAACCGATCAAACCATTGTAGAAAAAGATACCAATATGGCTGCGTTCATACAGCAGACCAACAACAAACTCGGTACAAATCTGAAAGTGGTGAAGATGGATGTATTCAAATACATTGAGCAGTGCAACGAAAAATTTGATTTTATTTTTGCAGGTCCGCCATATGCATTGGGCACCATTGATGAGCTGCCTAAGATGATCTTTAAACATGAACTATTGAATGAAGGCGGTTGGTTTGTATTAGAACATACCCCCCGCAACAGTTATACACAGTTTCCGTATTACCGGGCGGAGCGTAACTATGGCACCACCATCTTTTCTATCTTCGTGAACAAACCCAAAGAAGAATGA
- a CDS encoding 5-formyltetrahydrofolate cyclo-ligase, whose translation MTKKEARKVFKEKRLSLTVGDRNRFDDLILIHFQQLPLPDLFYVHTYLAIKEQQEIETDHLLHYLEFRNPELKIVIPRMDHEKNELLHIEYDEMVDVMKNQWGIHEPVNGNLIDEEQIDLVFVPLLAFDSDGYRVGYGKGFYDKFLAKCRPDVLKVGLSYFEAIDTITDRAQFDIPLNYCITPQRIYEFG comes from the coding sequence ATGACGAAAAAAGAGGCAAGGAAAGTATTTAAAGAAAAGCGGTTAAGCCTCACCGTGGGAGACAGGAACCGGTTCGATGATCTTATCCTCATCCATTTTCAGCAACTGCCTTTACCCGATCTTTTCTACGTTCACACCTACCTCGCTATTAAAGAACAACAGGAAATAGAGACCGATCATTTACTGCATTACCTCGAATTCCGCAACCCGGAATTAAAGATTGTGATTCCCCGAATGGATCACGAAAAAAATGAACTGCTGCATATTGAATACGATGAAATGGTGGATGTGATGAAAAACCAGTGGGGCATTCATGAACCGGTGAACGGAAACCTCATTGATGAAGAACAGATCGACCTGGTGTTTGTGCCACTTTTAGCGTTTGATAGCGACGGTTACCGTGTTGGTTACGGCAAAGGTTTTTACGATAAGTTCCTTGCCAAATGCAGACCCGATGTATTGAAAGTAGGTTTGAGTTATTTTGAAGCTATTGATACCATCACCGACCGTGCACAATTTGATATACCTTTAAACTATTGCATTACGCCACAGCGCATATATGAATTTGGCTAA